One stretch of Variovorax sp. 54 DNA includes these proteins:
- a CDS encoding pirin family protein: protein MKKILGTYSAPRPHWVGDGFPVRSLFSYDTLGRHASPFLLLDYAGPAQFTPTAQPRGVGQHPHRGFETVTIVYKGEVSHRDSTGQGGTIGPGDVQWMTAGAGILHEEFHSEAFTRDGGELEMVQLWVNLPAKDKMATPGYQAIVDAQIPSVPLPEGAGSVRVIAGDYLGNKGPAHTFTPIDVWDLRLNQGAQVTLPVPEGHAAAIVVLRGTVQVNGETVVRDAQMVLLDRTGDALTIDANNDAVVLLLSGEPIDEPIVGHGPFVMNTRDEIVQAMKDFGSGKFGQMQPA, encoded by the coding sequence ATGAAGAAGATCCTCGGCACCTACAGCGCCCCGCGCCCGCACTGGGTCGGCGACGGCTTTCCTGTGCGCTCGCTGTTCAGCTACGACACGCTGGGCCGCCACGCCAGCCCCTTTTTGCTGCTGGACTACGCTGGTCCGGCCCAGTTCACCCCGACCGCGCAGCCGCGCGGCGTGGGCCAGCACCCGCACCGCGGCTTCGAGACCGTGACCATCGTCTACAAGGGCGAGGTGTCGCACCGCGACTCGACCGGGCAGGGCGGCACCATCGGCCCCGGCGACGTGCAATGGATGACCGCCGGCGCGGGCATCCTGCACGAGGAGTTCCATTCCGAAGCGTTCACGCGCGACGGCGGCGAGCTCGAGATGGTGCAGCTGTGGGTCAACCTGCCCGCCAAGGACAAGATGGCCACGCCCGGCTACCAGGCCATCGTCGATGCGCAGATTCCGTCGGTGCCGCTGCCTGAAGGCGCGGGCAGCGTGCGCGTGATTGCGGGCGACTATCTCGGCAACAAGGGGCCGGCGCACACTTTCACGCCGATCGACGTGTGGGACCTGCGCCTGAACCAGGGCGCGCAGGTGACGCTGCCGGTGCCCGAAGGCCACGCCGCCGCCATCGTGGTGCTGCGTGGGACGGTGCAGGTGAACGGCGAGACGGTGGTGCGCGACGCCCAGATGGTGCTGCTCGACCGCACGGGCGATGCGCTGACGATCGACGCCAACAACGACGCGGTGGTGCTGCTGCTGAGCGGCGAGCCGATCGACGAGCCCATCGTCGGCCACGGCCCGTTCGTGATGAACACGCGCGACGAGATCGTGCAGGCGATGAAGGACTTCGGCAGCGGGAAGTTCGGGCAGATGCAGCCGGCTTGA
- the ureG gene encoding urease accessory protein UreG: MTSALHHIPNRTKKLPPLRVGIGGPVGSGKTTLLEMLCKAMRDKYDLVAITNDIYTKEDQRLLTVAGALPAERIMGVETGGCPHTAIREDASINLEAIDRMLEDFPDADIVFVESGGDNLAATFSPELSDLTIYVIDVAAGEKIPRKGGPGITKSDLFVINKTDLAPYVGANLDVMEQDTQRMRRQRPYVMTNLKTLTGVAEVVAFIETRGMLTA; the protein is encoded by the coding sequence ATGACCTCCGCCCTGCACCACATCCCGAACCGCACCAAGAAGCTCCCGCCGCTGCGCGTGGGCATCGGCGGCCCCGTCGGCTCGGGCAAGACCACGTTGCTCGAAATGCTCTGCAAGGCGATGCGCGACAAGTACGACCTCGTCGCCATCACCAACGACATCTACACCAAGGAAGACCAGCGCCTGCTCACCGTGGCCGGCGCGCTGCCGGCCGAGCGCATCATGGGCGTGGAAACCGGCGGCTGCCCGCACACCGCGATCCGCGAAGACGCGTCGATCAACCTCGAAGCCATCGACCGCATGCTCGAAGACTTTCCCGACGCCGACATCGTGTTCGTCGAATCGGGCGGCGACAACCTCGCGGCCACCTTCAGCCCCGAGCTGTCGGACCTCACGATCTACGTGATCGACGTGGCGGCCGGCGAAAAAATCCCGCGCAAGGGCGGGCCCGGCATCACCAAGAGCGACCTGTTCGTCATCAACAAGACCGACCTCGCGCCCTACGTCGGCGCGAACCTCGACGTGATGGAACAGGACACCCAGCGCATGCGCCGCCAGCGCCCCTACGTGATGACCAACCTCAAGACGCTGACCGGCGTCGCCGAGGTCGTCGCTTTCATCGAAACGCGCGGCATGCTGACGGCTTAG